A genomic stretch from Arachis stenosperma cultivar V10309 chromosome 3, arast.V10309.gnm1.PFL2, whole genome shotgun sequence includes:
- the LOC130969012 gene encoding UDP-glycosyltransferase 86A2-like, producing MATHQGPHHHALLFAYPLQGHIIPAANLAIKLASRGFVVTFVNSHYIHYQITKSNSSSSSNGDKEEKNMFAAARESGLDIRYTTVSDGLPVSHDRFGNLHQFHAAMLHVQSAHVEELVENVVKNSVPRVSCLVADTFFVWPSAIAKKFGLAYVSFWTEPALVYSLYYHSDLLAKNRHFACKDMRKDSIDYLPGVETIDPKDLTSYHQESKDTSTMFHQLISASFVDAKGADFVLCNTVQELEPTVIAALQTFKPFYAIGPIFAPGFTNTTMATSLWSESDCTQWLNSKPRGSVLYASFGSLAHMTRRVLEEIANGLLLSNASFVWVLRPNIVGSVKVDPLPVGFRKAIRDRGMVIPWCSQTQVLAHPAIGGFLTHCGWNSILEAIWCEVPLLCFPLMSDQFTNRKQVVDYWKVGINLSDRTVITKEEVSKNVSRLMGGPLGDQLKTTGKEIKKKLEDALSPSGSSEKNMEYFIKDLNTKSHGQ from the exons ATGGCAACACACCAAGGTCCTCATCACCATGCCCTACTCTTCGCCTATCCCCTCCAAGGCCACATCATCCCGGCGGCCAACCTCGCCATCAAGCTCGCATCCCGGGGTTTCGTCGTCACCTTTGTCAACTCACACTACATCCACTACCAAATCACAAAATCCAATTCTTCTTCGTCTAGCAACGGtgacaaagaagaaaaaaatatgttCGCGGCTGCACGGGAATCAGGCCTAGACATACGGTACACTACCGTGTCTGACGGCCTGCCCGTGAGCCACGACAGATTTGGCAACCTCCACCAGTTCCATGCGGCAATGTTGCACGTACAATCAGCACACGTTGAGGAACTGGTGGAGAATGTGGTGAAGAATTCAGTGCCCCGAGTGAGTTGCTTGGTTGCAGACACGTTCTTTGTTTGGCCATCTGCCATAGCTAAGAAGTTTGGCCTTGCTTACGTGTCGTTCTGGACAGAACCTGCTTTGGTTTATAGTCTCTACTATCATTCCGATCTTCTTGCAAAGAATCGTCACTTTGCTTGCAAGG ACATGAGGAAAGATTCCATTGACTACTTACCTGGGGTGGAAACAATTGATCCAAAGGACCTAACATCATATCATCAAGAATCAAAAGACACATCTACAATGTTCCACCAATTGATTTCTGCTTCCTTCGTTGATGCTAAAGGTGCAGATTTTGTGCTATGTAACACAGTTCAAGAGCTAGAGCCGACAGTCATAGCTGCATTACAAACTTTTAAGCCATTCTATGCAATTGGGCCCATTTTTGCACCTGGGTTCACCAATACCACCATGGCCACTAGCCTATGGTCCGAGTCAGACTGCACCCAATGGCTCAATTCCAAGCCTCGTGGTTCGGTCTTGTATGCTTCTTTTGGTAGCCTAGCCCATATGACAAGAAGGGTACTTGAGGAAATTGCAAATGGGCTTTTGCTTAGCAATGCGAGTTTTGTTTGGGTGCTTAGGCCCAATATTGTGGGCTCGGTCAAGGTTGATCCGCTGCCCGTCGGATTTCGGAAGGCGATTCGTGACCGTGGGATGGTAATACCTTGGTGTAGTCAAACCCAAGTCTTGGCCCACCCTGCTATTGGAGGATTTTTGACTCATTGTGGTTGGAATTCTATATTAGAAGCTATTTGGTGTGAGGTTCCATTGTTGTGTTTCCCTTTGATGTCTGATCAGTTTACCAATAGAAAACAAGTGGTGGATTATTGGAAGGTTGGGATTAATTTAAGTGATCGAACGGTGATTACAAAGGAGGAAGTCTCGAAGAATGTTAGCCGTTTGATGGGCGGACCTTTAGGAGACCAACTAAAGACTACAGGCAAAGAGATCAAGAAAAAATTGGAAGATGCATTGAGCCCTAGTGGATCTTCAGAGAAAAATATGGAATACTTCATCAAAGATCTAAATACCAAATCCCATGGCCAATGA
- the LOC130969011 gene encoding uncharacterized protein LOC130969011, with protein sequence MAKKNAQESYQRVQEAKAKSRARSGGKAVVSPPPPPPRNVGTPSQPVVISSSSSLARPLPSAQPFSEPETKKRKTSESGPSWEGGVRAEALAFVRKNIYPLINMDDVSVRKHLATLAEESFRAAGVCGKLLDMFEKTPLSSLGISPKVEELEGRLLMFEKHQKELKEERDKLRKERDDLRKKESELRAQCTMEENLRKAAQESYQSLFKDMVEVKKDLLNSRNAYADLEDSIADDLKTRGQRIIESPPHSKDAPSSSAPAPTSSSALPPGPGDVPSGGGDSSAASKK encoded by the exons atggcaaaaaaGAATGCTCAAGAGTCCTACCAGCGGGTACAGGAGGCTAAGGCGAAGTCCCGGGCCAGGTCCGGGGGTAAGGCGGTCGTCTCTccccctcctcctcctcctaggAACGTGGGTACCCCCTCTCAACCTGTTGTTATTTCCTCCTCCTCAAGTTTGGCTCGACCACTCCCTTCTGCCCAACCGTTCTCTGAGCCAGAGActaagaagcgcaagacttcagagtctggccCTTCTTGGGAAGGTGGTGTTAGGGCGGAGGCTCTTGccttcgtccgaaagaacatctatccacTTATtaatatggatgatgtttctgttcggaaACACCTTGCCACTCTGGCCGAAGAAAGTTTTAGGGCGGCGGGAGTCTGTGGCAAACTTTTGGATATGTTTGAGAAGACTCCCCTCAGCTCCTTGGGTATTTCCCCAAAGGTCGAGGAGCTGGAGGGGAGGCTTCTTATGTTTGAAAAACATCAGAAGGAGTTAAAGGAGGAGAGGGATAAGCTGAGGAAGGAGAGGGACGACCTCCGGAAGAAGGAGAGCGAGCTGCGGGCCCAATGTACTATGGAGGAAAATTTAAGGAAGGCGGCCCAGGAGAGTTACCAAAGCCTATTCAAAGATATGGTGGAGGTGAAGAAGGATCTGTTGAACTCTCGGAATGCTTATGCCGAtttggaggactctattgcggatg ACCTAAAGACTCGAGGGCAGAGGATCATAGAGTCTCCTCCTCATTCTAAAGATGCACCGAGTTCTTCAGCTCCTGCTCCGACTTCCTCTTCGGCTCTTCCTCCCGGTCCTGGTGACGTTCCTTCTGGTGGTGGTGATTCTTCTGCAGCTTCCAAGAAATGA